A window of the Myxococcus fulvus genome harbors these coding sequences:
- the ileS gene encoding isoleucine--tRNA ligase, which translates to MPESAPPALFDAVPAEMDFPAEERRILAFWKDRRIFERSLEAREGAKSFVFYEGPPTANGLPHNGHVLTRVIKDLFPRYQTMRGHYVPRKAGWDTHGLPVEVEVEKELRIHGKAEIERYGVEPFTERCIESVFRYTSEWERLTERIGFWVDLNQAYVTYHRPFVESVWWALAELHKKGLLYQGHKVVWWWPQGGTALSSAEVGLGYKTVDDPSVYVAFPLRDAPDTSLLVWTTTPWTLPSNMYAAVNAGVDYVTVDAGDRKLIVAAALREELAKKLKKDLPVLDTQPGRALVGKRYLPPFDVYFSKEGDTRLALRDGGDDVRAWRVLAADFVTLSSGTGIVHIAPAFGEDDYDAFRKDRERFAQPHAMELFCAVKPDGTFSEDVPLVTGKFVKDADKDIQRNLKERGLLLVTEQYKHEYPFCWRADDDPLIQYARPAWYIRTTEVKDRAIANNRAVNWVPEHIKEGRFGDFLANNVDWALSRERYWGTPLPLWVHSETGEVEAVPSLEALRQKPGSNLGAVESELAAFLKGKPHEANARHLIVHKPWIDKVTYEKPGTPGRFVRVPEVVDVWFDSGCMPFAQWGFPHAEGSHALFNRAFPADFISEAIDQTRGWFYSLLMVSTLVFDEETQARLGLTPQREWPHPYKSCIVLGHVSDKEGRKESKSKGNYTPPEIILDEVRMDFAVLTAAEAGVPGEPGVALIAREDLEGLDLVEGAKVQVFRPDRPEVAVTVTVKAHKKLKRRVVLLGPAEHEKLGVAPSAKGAGVMPVEVPRLAPSERVTVKDPNAKAPGADAFRWFFYAASPTWSNTRHSLANVRLLQKDFQIKLRNVYSFFTIYSNIDGFNPAKGNPDAKVAPWEAVKQSQGWRAVKQRPLLDRWILSEVQLALRDVEKALDTYQVYDAAQRLVALVDGLSNWFLRRSRDRYWTAGLEQDKQDAYFTLYEALTTIAAISAPFIPFFADEMWGNLVRKPWPATQPESVHLADFPKADASLIDAELAADMAAVRELVSPGLKVRTDNKLKVRQPLARADIILARKELTDRLAAYKDLLADELNVHEVRFVEPGSPDADVVRFRVRPNLRAVGGRLGPKLAPVRKAFDTGDGRALHRELLQTGQVALELGGEKLVFTGEELETLVEANPGFAAAGTGAGVVVLHTQLTEALIDEGLVRELLARVQGARKDLELGYTDTIQLWVDGDARVKRVTDEGRALIARETLASAIHVGPEGFTGQEEEVSLNGLPARLRVQRG; encoded by the coding sequence ATGCCTGAGTCAGCGCCCCCCGCCCTGTTCGACGCAGTACCCGCGGAGATGGACTTCCCGGCCGAGGAACGCCGCATCCTCGCCTTCTGGAAGGACCGTCGCATCTTCGAGCGCTCGCTCGAGGCGCGCGAAGGGGCCAAGAGCTTCGTCTTCTACGAGGGCCCGCCCACCGCCAACGGCCTGCCCCACAACGGCCACGTCCTCACCCGCGTCATCAAGGACCTGTTCCCCCGCTACCAGACGATGCGCGGCCACTACGTGCCTCGCAAGGCGGGCTGGGACACCCACGGCCTGCCCGTGGAGGTGGAGGTGGAAAAGGAGCTGCGCATCCACGGCAAGGCGGAGATCGAGCGCTATGGCGTGGAGCCCTTCACCGAGCGCTGCATCGAGTCCGTCTTCCGCTACACCTCCGAGTGGGAGCGGCTCACCGAGCGCATCGGCTTCTGGGTGGACCTGAACCAGGCCTATGTCACCTACCACCGCCCCTTCGTGGAGAGCGTCTGGTGGGCGCTGGCCGAGCTGCACAAGAAGGGCCTCCTGTACCAGGGCCACAAGGTGGTCTGGTGGTGGCCGCAGGGTGGCACCGCGCTGAGCTCGGCCGAGGTGGGCCTGGGCTACAAGACGGTGGACGACCCGAGCGTCTATGTCGCCTTCCCGCTGCGTGACGCGCCGGACACCTCGCTGCTCGTCTGGACGACCACGCCCTGGACGCTGCCGTCCAACATGTACGCGGCCGTCAACGCGGGCGTCGACTACGTCACCGTGGACGCGGGGGACCGCAAGCTCATCGTCGCCGCCGCGCTGCGCGAGGAGCTGGCCAAGAAGCTCAAGAAGGACCTGCCCGTGCTCGACACGCAGCCGGGCCGCGCGCTGGTGGGCAAGCGCTACCTGCCGCCCTTCGACGTGTACTTCTCCAAGGAGGGGGACACGCGGCTGGCGCTGCGCGACGGCGGTGACGACGTGCGCGCCTGGCGCGTGCTGGCCGCGGACTTCGTCACGCTGTCGAGCGGCACGGGCATCGTCCACATCGCCCCGGCCTTCGGCGAGGACGACTACGACGCCTTCCGCAAGGACCGCGAGCGCTTCGCCCAGCCGCACGCGATGGAGCTGTTCTGCGCGGTGAAGCCGGACGGCACCTTCTCCGAGGACGTGCCGCTGGTCACCGGCAAGTTCGTGAAGGACGCGGACAAGGACATCCAGCGCAACCTCAAGGAGCGGGGCCTCTTGCTCGTCACCGAGCAGTACAAGCACGAGTACCCGTTCTGCTGGCGCGCGGACGACGACCCGCTCATCCAGTACGCCCGCCCCGCCTGGTACATCCGCACCACCGAGGTGAAGGACCGCGCCATCGCCAACAATCGCGCCGTCAACTGGGTGCCCGAGCACATCAAGGAAGGCCGCTTCGGCGACTTCCTCGCCAACAACGTCGACTGGGCCCTGTCGCGCGAGCGCTACTGGGGCACGCCGCTGCCCCTGTGGGTCCACTCGGAGACGGGGGAGGTGGAGGCGGTGCCCTCGCTGGAGGCGCTGCGCCAGAAGCCCGGCAGCAACCTGGGCGCCGTGGAGTCGGAGCTCGCCGCGTTCCTCAAGGGCAAGCCGCACGAGGCCAACGCGCGCCACCTCATCGTCCACAAGCCCTGGATTGACAAGGTGACGTACGAGAAGCCAGGCACCCCGGGCCGCTTCGTGCGCGTGCCCGAGGTGGTGGACGTGTGGTTCGACTCGGGCTGCATGCCCTTCGCGCAGTGGGGCTTCCCGCATGCGGAGGGCTCGCACGCCCTCTTCAACCGCGCCTTCCCGGCGGACTTCATCTCCGAGGCCATCGACCAGACGCGCGGGTGGTTCTATTCGCTCTTGATGGTGAGCACGCTGGTCTTCGACGAGGAGACGCAGGCGCGCCTGGGCCTCACACCCCAGCGGGAGTGGCCGCACCCCTACAAGAGCTGCATCGTGCTGGGCCACGTCTCCGACAAGGAGGGCCGCAAGGAGTCCAAGTCCAAGGGCAACTACACGCCGCCCGAAATCATCCTCGACGAAGTGCGCATGGACTTCGCCGTGCTCACCGCCGCCGAGGCGGGCGTGCCGGGTGAGCCGGGCGTGGCGCTCATCGCGCGCGAGGACCTGGAGGGCCTGGACCTGGTGGAGGGCGCCAAGGTGCAGGTGTTCCGCCCGGACCGGCCGGAAGTCGCCGTCACCGTGACGGTGAAGGCACACAAGAAGCTCAAGCGCCGCGTGGTGCTGCTCGGGCCCGCGGAGCACGAGAAGCTGGGCGTGGCGCCGTCCGCCAAGGGCGCGGGCGTGATGCCGGTGGAGGTGCCGAGGCTCGCGCCCTCCGAGCGCGTCACCGTGAAGGACCCCAACGCCAAGGCCCCCGGCGCGGACGCGTTCCGCTGGTTCTTCTACGCGGCGAGCCCCACGTGGTCCAACACGCGCCACTCGCTGGCGAACGTGCGGCTGTTGCAGAAGGACTTTCAAATCAAGCTGCGCAACGTCTACTCGTTCTTCACCATCTACTCGAACATCGACGGCTTCAATCCGGCGAAGGGCAACCCGGACGCGAAGGTGGCGCCGTGGGAGGCGGTGAAGCAGAGCCAGGGCTGGCGCGCGGTGAAGCAGCGTCCGCTCTTGGACCGGTGGATTCTGTCCGAGGTGCAGCTGGCGCTGCGCGACGTGGAGAAGGCGCTGGACACCTATCAGGTGTACGACGCGGCCCAGCGGCTGGTGGCGCTGGTGGACGGCCTGTCCAACTGGTTCCTGCGTCGCAGCCGGGACCGGTACTGGACGGCGGGCCTGGAGCAGGACAAGCAGGACGCGTACTTCACGCTGTACGAGGCGCTGACCACCATCGCCGCCATCTCCGCGCCGTTCATCCCGTTCTTCGCCGACGAGATGTGGGGCAACCTGGTGCGCAAGCCCTGGCCCGCGACGCAGCCGGAGAGCGTGCACCTGGCGGACTTCCCCAAGGCGGACGCGAGCCTCATCGACGCGGAGCTGGCCGCGGACATGGCCGCGGTGCGCGAGCTGGTGTCGCCGGGCCTCAAGGTGCGCACGGACAACAAGCTCAAGGTGCGTCAGCCGCTGGCGCGCGCGGACATCATCCTCGCGCGCAAGGAGCTGACGGACCGGCTGGCCGCGTACAAGGACCTGCTCGCGGACGAGCTGAACGTGCACGAGGTGCGCTTCGTGGAGCCGGGCAGCCCGGACGCGGACGTGGTGCGCTTCCGCGTGCGTCCGAACCTGCGCGCGGTGGGCGGGCGGCTCGGGCCCAAGCTGGCGCCGGTGCGCAAGGCGTTCGACACGGGCGACGGCCGCGCGCTGCACCGCGAGCTGCTCCAGACGGGGCAGGTGGCGCTGGAGCTGGGCGGCGAGAAGCTGGTGTTCACCGGCGAGGAGCTGGAGACGCTCGTGGAGGCCAACCCCGGCTTCGCGGCGGCGGGCACCGGCGCGGGCGTGGTGGTGCTCCACACGCAGCTCACCGAGGCGCTCATCGACGAGGGGCTCGTGCGCGAGCTGCTCGCGCGCGTGCAGGGGGCTCGCAAGGATTTGGAGCTGGGCTACACGGACACCATCCAGCTGTGGGTGGACGGTGATGCGCGCGTGAAGCGCGTCACGGACGAGGGCCGCGCGCTGATTGCGCGGGAGACGCTCGCCTCCGCCATCCACGTGGGGCCCGAGGGCTTCACCGGCCAGGAGGAGGAGGTCAGCCTCAACGGCCTGCCGGCCCGCTTGCGCGTCCAGCGCGGTTGA
- a CDS encoding complex I subunit 5 family protein — MSGWEEVPSLLVMATLGVPLVLTVAVMLPATRKGGVLLAPWAALPTVVLGLSAGATVSWPHVLLGMRLYAPDEVTRTYLLFTGVLWLFSGLFARGYLREDGRKASFWGFYLATLVGNVGAVLARDMASFYLFFAMMTFCAYGLVVHSRDERAARAGRVYIIMALVGEVLLLAAFFLIAGTRINLMFDEVPRVVAEAPERTLICVLILAGFGVKVGVLLLHMWLPLAHPVAPAPGSAVLSGTIIKVGVLGWLRFLPLGEASVPEVGQVLVALGLAASFYGVLVGLTQKEAKTVLAYSSISQMGFLTLAVGLALGAPEAAPVLVGAVLVYATHHSLAKGLLFLGAGLVHETGRRGWRAVVVWVGLVWAGLEIAGAPLTSGALAKLSLKSAEAVAHAPEVVPTLLSLAAVGSTLIMARFLVTVLPDAPEQGTRDTGGMWLSWMLLLVVDTVLLVWPPVGSEFLPKLLEPKNVWSSAWPVALGVAVSAVAWRMGRSVPEIPAGDVLWPLSRLVLPGWRLLTRGAEREESKPGELTVRTLRGFARLRDLFLREVSRGEEGLSRLSHVGFLLLVFLGVFLFLLVR, encoded by the coding sequence ATGAGCGGCTGGGAGGAGGTGCCCTCGCTGCTCGTGATGGCGACCCTGGGCGTGCCGCTGGTGCTCACGGTGGCGGTGATGCTGCCGGCGACGCGCAAGGGGGGCGTCCTGCTGGCGCCGTGGGCGGCGCTCCCGACGGTGGTGCTGGGCTTGAGCGCCGGGGCGACGGTGTCCTGGCCGCACGTGCTGTTGGGCATGCGGCTGTACGCGCCGGACGAGGTGACGCGGACGTACCTGCTCTTCACCGGCGTGTTGTGGCTGTTCTCCGGGCTCTTCGCGCGAGGGTATCTGCGCGAGGACGGGCGGAAGGCCTCGTTCTGGGGCTTCTACCTGGCGACGCTGGTGGGGAACGTGGGGGCGGTGCTCGCGCGGGACATGGCGAGCTTCTACCTGTTCTTCGCGATGATGACCTTCTGCGCGTACGGGCTCGTGGTCCATTCGCGGGACGAGCGCGCGGCCCGGGCGGGGCGCGTGTACATCATCATGGCGTTGGTGGGGGAGGTGCTGCTGCTCGCGGCCTTCTTCCTCATCGCGGGCACGCGCATCAACCTGATGTTCGACGAGGTGCCGCGCGTGGTGGCCGAGGCGCCCGAGCGCACGCTCATCTGCGTGCTGATTCTCGCGGGCTTCGGCGTGAAGGTGGGCGTGCTGCTGTTGCACATGTGGCTGCCGCTGGCGCATCCGGTGGCGCCCGCGCCGGGCAGCGCGGTGCTCAGCGGCACCATCATCAAGGTGGGCGTGCTGGGCTGGCTGCGCTTCCTGCCGCTGGGCGAGGCGAGCGTGCCCGAGGTGGGGCAGGTGCTCGTGGCCCTGGGGCTGGCGGCGAGCTTCTACGGCGTGCTGGTGGGGCTGACGCAGAAGGAGGCGAAGACGGTGCTCGCCTATTCGAGCATCAGCCAGATGGGGTTCTTGACGCTCGCGGTGGGGCTCGCGTTGGGCGCACCGGAGGCGGCGCCGGTGTTGGTGGGCGCGGTGCTCGTGTATGCGACGCACCACTCCCTGGCGAAGGGGTTGTTGTTCCTGGGCGCCGGGCTGGTGCACGAGACGGGGCGGCGGGGCTGGCGCGCGGTGGTGGTGTGGGTGGGGCTGGTGTGGGCCGGGCTGGAGATTGCCGGAGCGCCGCTGACGAGCGGGGCGCTGGCGAAGCTGTCGTTGAAGTCGGCGGAGGCGGTGGCGCACGCGCCGGAGGTGGTGCCGACGCTGTTGTCGCTGGCGGCGGTGGGCAGCACGCTCATCATGGCGCGCTTCCTGGTGACGGTGCTCCCCGATGCGCCCGAGCAGGGGACTCGCGACACCGGAGGGATGTGGCTGTCGTGGATGCTGCTGCTCGTCGTGGACACGGTGCTGCTGGTGTGGCCGCCGGTGGGCTCGGAGTTCCTGCCCAAGCTCCTGGAGCCGAAGAACGTGTGGTCCTCGGCCTGGCCCGTGGCGCTGGGCGTGGCCGTGAGCGCGGTGGCGTGGCGCATGGGGCGGAGCGTCCCGGAGATACCGGCGGGGGACGTGCTGTGGCCGTTGTCGAGGCTGGTGCTCCCCGGGTGGCGGCTCTTGACGCGAGGGGCGGAGCGCGAGGAGTCGAAGCCGGGTGAGCTGACGGTGCGCACGCTGCGCGGGTTCGCGCGACTGCGGGACCTCTTCCTCCGCGAGGTGAGTCGCGGGGAGGAAGGGCTGAGCCGGCTGAGCCACGTGGGCTTCCTGCTGCTGGTGTTCCTGGGCGTGTTCCTGTTCCTGCTGGTGCGCTGA
- a CDS encoding proton-conducting transporter membrane subunit: MKNTWLPMCVLLSSLLPGLIIFLLSEEARRTRTVLNLTAAAAKLLLTAAMAWGVFQGRQYESRVTFFPNADLVLRADSFSLLFITLSAVLWFVTTIYAVGYLEGTGHRSRFFGFFSLCVASTMGIALAGNLLTFFLFYEMLTLSTYPLVIHRGTKEALRAGNVYLRYTLSGATLLLAGVVLLYTLAGSVEFTERGALSAVADHRTELTVAFALLIGGLAVKAALVPFHGWLPVAMVAPAPVSALLHAVAVVKAGAFGITRVIYDVYGVYLVHDLGVTRPLAVVAAITILYGSLKALQQGDLKKRLAYSTVSQVAYIVAGISIFGTVSTIGGLVHLVHQGVMKITLFFCAGNYAEELHLHRVKELRGVGRRMPLTTAAFTIAALGMIGIPPVAGFITKWYLGIGALEANESWLVVVLLLSSLLNAGYFLPIVYSAWFQAPREDWKPSARPHGWEIGWALLFPTVVTAVLSVAAGLFAGAELSPLGWTRLITDREFRP, encoded by the coding sequence ATGAAGAACACCTGGCTGCCCATGTGCGTGCTGCTGAGCTCGCTGTTGCCGGGGCTCATCATCTTCCTGCTCTCCGAGGAGGCGCGGCGCACGCGCACGGTGCTCAACCTGACGGCCGCGGCGGCGAAGCTGCTGCTCACGGCGGCCATGGCCTGGGGCGTGTTCCAGGGGCGTCAGTACGAGTCGCGCGTGACGTTCTTCCCCAACGCGGACCTGGTGCTGAGGGCGGACTCGTTCAGCCTGCTCTTCATCACGCTGTCCGCGGTGCTCTGGTTCGTGACCACCATCTACGCGGTGGGCTACCTGGAGGGCACCGGGCACCGCAGCCGCTTCTTCGGCTTCTTCTCGCTGTGCGTCGCCTCGACCATGGGCATCGCCCTGGCGGGCAACCTGCTGACGTTCTTCCTCTTCTACGAGATGCTCACGCTGTCCACGTACCCGCTGGTCATCCACCGCGGGACGAAGGAGGCGCTGCGCGCGGGCAACGTGTACCTGCGCTACACGCTCAGCGGCGCCACGCTGCTCCTGGCGGGCGTGGTGTTGCTCTACACGCTGGCGGGCTCGGTGGAGTTCACCGAGCGGGGGGCGCTCTCGGCCGTGGCGGACCACCGCACGGAGCTGACGGTGGCCTTCGCGCTGCTCATCGGCGGGCTCGCGGTGAAGGCGGCGCTGGTGCCGTTCCATGGCTGGCTGCCGGTGGCGATGGTGGCGCCCGCGCCGGTGAGCGCGCTGCTCCACGCCGTCGCGGTGGTGAAGGCGGGGGCGTTCGGCATCACCCGCGTCATCTACGACGTGTATGGCGTCTACCTGGTGCACGACCTGGGGGTGACGCGTCCGTTGGCTGTCGTCGCGGCCATCACCATCCTGTACGGCTCGCTGAAGGCGCTCCAGCAGGGGGACTTGAAGAAGCGGCTGGCCTACTCGACGGTGAGCCAGGTGGCGTACATCGTGGCGGGCATCTCCATCTTCGGCACGGTGTCGACGATTGGAGGGCTGGTGCACCTGGTGCATCAGGGGGTGATGAAAATCACCCTGTTCTTCTGCGCGGGGAACTACGCGGAGGAGCTGCACCTGCACCGGGTGAAGGAGCTGCGTGGGGTGGGGCGGCGGATGCCGCTGACGACGGCGGCCTTCACCATCGCCGCGCTGGGGATGATTGGGATTCCGCCCGTCGCGGGCTTCATCACCAAGTGGTACCTGGGCATCGGCGCGCTGGAGGCGAACGAGTCGTGGCTGGTGGTGGTGCTGCTCTTGAGCAGCCTGCTCAACGCGGGGTACTTCCTGCCCATCGTCTACTCGGCGTGGTTCCAGGCGCCGCGTGAGGACTGGAAGCCGAGCGCGCGTCCCCACGGGTGGGAGATTGGCTGGGCGCTGCTGTTCCCGACGGTGGTGACGGCGGTGCTGTCGGTGGCCGCCGGGCTGTTCGCGGGCGCGGAGCTCAGCCCCCTGGGCTGGACGCGCCTCATCACGGACCGGGAGTTCCGGCCATGA
- a CDS encoding complex I subunit 5 family protein, translating to MTGASALMAWPVILPLLGAVLALLVGRPAVRLIAGVTSVATLSASAVLAWEVAHRGVLRQSVGGWGVPLGIEWRADGLAVLMMLTIALVGSLTSVHALDHLPDREDREFLPLWLLVWCALNALVLSADAFNLYVTLELTTLGAVALIAVRRDLPGLDGGLRYLLFALPGSLCYLLGIALLYGAYAALDVGLLAERVQPGPVTWVAAALVTVGLCLKTPLFPLHVWLPPTYAGAPTPVTALLSALISKGSYYVLFRLWMEVFAPVMDAQVAQLLGLLGAAAVIWGSLLALLQPQLKRVVAYSSVAQIGYMFLVFPMATEDARAGAIYLVVSHAAAKASMFVAVGNIHQAVGITTLGGVQGLAGRMPFTFLALGLGGISLIGIPPSGGFIAKWLLLNASISTGQWWWGVVLLVGSLLAAAYVFRILRGSFLPLPEGVTVRAIPLGNELAPFALALIALVLGLVPWFPLGLLAVGAAR from the coding sequence ATGACGGGAGCCTCGGCCTTGATGGCGTGGCCCGTCATCCTCCCTCTGCTGGGCGCGGTGCTGGCGCTGCTGGTGGGGCGGCCCGCGGTGCGCCTCATCGCGGGCGTGACGTCGGTGGCCACGCTCAGCGCGTCCGCGGTGCTGGCGTGGGAGGTGGCGCACCGGGGTGTGCTGCGCCAGAGCGTCGGCGGCTGGGGTGTGCCGCTGGGCATCGAGTGGCGGGCGGACGGGCTCGCCGTGCTGATGATGTTGACCATCGCCCTGGTGGGCTCGCTCACCAGCGTCCATGCGTTGGACCACCTGCCGGACCGCGAGGACCGGGAGTTCCTGCCGCTGTGGCTGCTGGTCTGGTGCGCGCTCAACGCGCTGGTGCTGTCGGCGGACGCCTTCAACCTCTACGTCACGCTGGAGCTGACCACGCTGGGCGCCGTGGCGCTCATCGCGGTGCGCAGGGACTTGCCGGGGCTGGACGGAGGGCTGCGCTACCTGCTCTTCGCGCTGCCGGGCTCGCTCTGCTACCTGTTGGGCATCGCGCTCTTGTATGGAGCCTATGCGGCGCTGGACGTGGGGCTGCTCGCCGAGCGGGTCCAGCCCGGGCCGGTGACATGGGTGGCGGCGGCGCTGGTGACGGTGGGGCTGTGCCTCAAGACGCCGCTGTTCCCGCTGCATGTCTGGCTGCCGCCGACGTACGCGGGCGCGCCCACGCCGGTGACGGCGCTGTTGTCGGCGCTCATCTCGAAGGGCTCCTACTACGTGCTGTTCCGGCTGTGGATGGAGGTGTTCGCGCCGGTGATGGACGCCCAGGTGGCGCAGCTGCTCGGGCTGTTGGGCGCGGCCGCCGTCATCTGGGGCTCGCTGCTGGCGCTGCTCCAACCGCAGCTCAAGCGCGTCGTCGCCTACTCGAGCGTCGCGCAGATCGGCTACATGTTCCTGGTCTTCCCCATGGCGACGGAGGACGCGAGGGCGGGGGCCATCTACCTGGTCGTCTCGCACGCGGCGGCCAAGGCCTCCATGTTCGTGGCGGTGGGCAACATCCATCAGGCGGTGGGAATCACCACGCTGGGCGGGGTGCAGGGCCTGGCGGGGCGGATGCCATTCACCTTCCTGGCGCTCGGCTTGGGAGGCATCAGCTTGATTGGCATTCCCCCGAGCGGGGGCTTCATCGCGAAGTGGCTGCTGCTCAACGCGTCCATCTCCACGGGCCAGTGGTGGTGGGGCGTGGTGCTGCTGGTGGGCAGCCTGCTGGCGGCGGCGTACGTCTTCCGCATCCTCCGGGGCTCGTTCCTGCCGTTGCCCGAGGGCGTCACCGTGCGCGCCATTCCGCTGGGCAACGAGCTGGCGCCGTTCGCGCTCGCGCTCATCGCGCTGGTGCTGGGGCTGGTGCCCTGGTTCCCGCTGGGGTTGCTGGCGGTGGGGGCGGCGCGATGA
- a CDS encoding NADH-quinone oxidoreductase subunit K codes for MSPWAVYSLSGVAMFSVGLVGLFSHQHVVKRILAANIAGSGVLLVLVALARRVPTGAPDPVPQALVLTGIVVSVSATALAVALARRMARLRAEQSHTPEREPVSDGERS; via the coding sequence GTGAGCCCGTGGGCCGTCTATTCGCTGTCGGGCGTGGCGATGTTCAGCGTGGGGCTGGTGGGGCTCTTCTCCCATCAGCACGTGGTGAAGCGCATCCTCGCGGCGAACATCGCGGGCTCCGGCGTCCTGCTGGTGCTGGTGGCGCTCGCGCGGCGGGTGCCCACGGGCGCGCCGGACCCGGTGCCGCAAGCGTTGGTGCTCACGGGCATCGTGGTGTCGGTGAGCGCCACGGCGCTCGCGGTGGCGCTGGCGCGGCGCATGGCGCGGCTGCGGGCCGAGCAGTCCCACACCCCGGAGCGGGAGCCCGTCTCCGATGGGGAGCGCTCATGA
- the mbhE gene encoding hydrogen gas-evolving membrane-bound hydrogenase subunit E, translating into MMDGLLDASLAICLPLLAWLVLRTEALSQAVVLFVAFGLFSALGWARLDAPDIALVEAAVGTGLTGALLMHTLSWTEEDSSDVRARARRPWALLCTVALTALLGWAVLALPADSRGLAPLIAARQGDSGVEHPVTAVLLNFRGYDTLLEIAVLLVAALGARAVNPRSERPDKEAMEDPLTGELFRMMTPALLLVAGYLVWVGDHGPGGAFQAGAILAGGGVVAIITARMGTPRMSSARVRWALLTGPLMFILVAVAPLVSGGRLLEYPEKYAGTLIFVVEVALTVSIAMVLLMFFPGTRPPRALPEETP; encoded by the coding sequence ATGATGGACGGGCTGCTCGACGCGAGCCTCGCCATCTGTCTGCCCCTCTTGGCCTGGCTGGTCCTCCGCACGGAGGCGCTGTCCCAGGCGGTGGTGCTCTTCGTGGCCTTCGGCCTGTTCTCCGCGCTGGGCTGGGCGCGGCTGGACGCGCCGGACATCGCGCTGGTGGAGGCCGCGGTGGGCACGGGTCTGACGGGCGCGCTGCTGATGCACACCTTGAGCTGGACGGAGGAGGACTCCTCGGATGTCCGCGCCCGCGCCCGGAGGCCCTGGGCGCTGTTGTGCACGGTGGCGCTGACGGCGCTGCTCGGCTGGGCGGTGCTCGCGCTGCCCGCCGACAGCCGGGGCCTGGCCCCCCTCATCGCCGCGCGCCAGGGAGACAGCGGCGTGGAGCACCCCGTCACCGCGGTGCTCTTGAACTTCCGGGGCTACGACACGCTGCTGGAAATCGCGGTGCTGCTGGTGGCCGCGCTGGGCGCGCGGGCGGTGAATCCGCGCAGCGAGCGGCCGGACAAGGAGGCGATGGAGGACCCGCTGACGGGGGAGCTGTTCCGGATGATGACGCCCGCGCTGCTGCTGGTGGCGGGCTACCTGGTCTGGGTGGGCGACCACGGTCCGGGCGGGGCCTTCCAGGCGGGCGCCATCCTCGCGGGCGGCGGGGTGGTGGCCATCATCACCGCGCGCATGGGCACGCCGCGAATGTCGTCCGCGCGGGTGCGCTGGGCGCTGCTCACCGGGCCGTTGATGTTCATCCTGGTGGCGGTGGCGCCGCTGGTCTCCGGAGGGCGGCTGCTGGAGTACCCGGAGAAGTACGCGGGCACGCTCATCTTCGTCGTGGAGGTGGCGCTGACGGTCTCCATCGCCATGGTGCTGTTGATGTTCTTCCCCGGGACGCGGCCGCCCCGGGCGCTGCCGGAGGAGACGCCGTGA
- the mnhG gene encoding monovalent cation/H(+) antiporter subunit G: MTLLDGVSAAFMLAGAGFCLAGTVGVLRFPDVYCRLHALTKVDNLGLGLVVVGLALRSGSWATALKLLLVWLFVLVASAFTCQLIARAALRRGTPAWSGRRES, from the coding sequence ATGACCCTCCTCGACGGCGTCTCCGCGGCGTTCATGCTCGCCGGCGCGGGCTTCTGTCTTGCGGGCACGGTGGGCGTGCTGCGCTTCCCGGACGTGTACTGCCGGCTGCACGCGCTCACCAAGGTGGACAACCTGGGGCTGGGCCTGGTGGTGGTGGGCCTGGCGCTGCGGTCGGGCTCCTGGGCCACGGCGCTCAAGCTGCTCCTCGTCTGGCTCTTCGTCCTCGTCGCCAGCGCCTTCACGTGTCAGCTCATCGCCCGCGCGGCGCTGCGGCGGGGCACGCCCGCCTGGAGCGGACGGCGGGAGTCATGA
- a CDS encoding monovalent cation/H+ antiporter complex subunit F: protein MHELRTGLALFLLLNILAGMVRVVRGPTLTDRFIVAQLFGTTGVGVLVLLAANEGGAPLRDVALIFALLAPVTVVAFVRFAVGSVAEDARAREEEPRR from the coding sequence ATGCATGAGCTGCGCACGGGGCTGGCCCTCTTCCTGCTCCTGAACATCCTGGCCGGCATGGTACGCGTCGTTCGTGGGCCCACGCTGACGGACCGCTTCATCGTGGCGCAGCTGTTCGGCACCACGGGCGTGGGTGTGCTCGTGCTGCTCGCGGCGAACGAGGGGGGCGCCCCCTTGCGGGACGTGGCCCTCATCTTCGCGTTGCTCGCGCCCGTCACGGTGGTGGCCTTCGTGCGCTTCGCGGTGGGGAGCGTCGCGGAGGACGCGCGCGCCCGCGAGGAGGAGCCGCGCAGATGA